In Streptomyces rapamycinicus NRRL 5491, the genomic stretch TCGCGGATCTCCCCTCACGGCACCGCTCCTCGGCCCGCCATGTCACGCTCGGGACGCCGCAGGACGCGGAGTACGAGCGGCTGGCCGAGGAGATGCTGGCCGAGGTGGGCCTGTCGGATATGCGGGCCCGTACGGACGAGGAGCTGCACGGCGCGATGGCCCGCCTCGTCGGCCGTGAGCAGCAGGTGTCGCGGCGGCGGCAGGAGCTGCAGCGCACGGCGGACGGCTGCAGCGCGGAGATCGCCCGCCGGTACCGCGAGGGGGAGGCGCAGGTGGACGACCTGCTGGCGTAGGCGGCGACGGGCTGTCGGGAGCGTGCTCGCGGGTGCTCGGGGAGCTGTTCGCCGGGGCCTCGGGAAGCTGTTCGCGGGGTCCTCGCCGAGCTGTCCACAGGGTGCGGTGTGATGAAAAGACCTGGTCCGGAGGGTGTGGAAATCGGCGTGCGGCCGGTGGCGGCCGACGCTTAGCGTGTGCGCATGGCCCTCGAACTCCGCACCCCACTCCCCGATTCCGACCTCGCCAACTGGACCGTCGCGCTCAACACCGGCTTTCTGCGTCCGCCGGAGGCGCCGAAGGAGGAGGTGGAGCTGCGGCGGGAGCACATCGATCTGTCCCGTACGCAGGGGGTCTTCGACGGGGACCGCTGCGTGGCCACCTTCCGCAGCTTCGCACAGCGGCTGACGGCGGTGGGCGGGGCGGATGTCCCGGCCGACGCGATCAGCAATGTCGCGGTGTCGGCCACCCACCGCCGCCGGGGGCTGCTCAACCGGATGATGGAGCACGATCTGCGCGCCGCCAAGGAGCGGGGCGAGGCGGTGGCCACCCTGATCGCGGCCGAGTACCCCATCTATGGGCGGTACGGCTTCGGACCGGCCACCTGGATCACCGAATGGCAGGTGGACGTCCCCCGGGCCGGTCTCGACCCGCGCCACTCGGCTCCGGTGGACGGCGGCCGGGTCGACTTCGCCGACGCCGACGAGGTGCGGAAGCTGGGCCCCGCCCTGCATGAGCGGCTGCGCGCCACGCAGCACGGCGTCATCGACCGCTCAGACCACTGGTGGCGGACCAGCACCGGTCAGCGGCAGTACCCCAACCGCCCCTGGACCGAGCCGTTCTATGTGCTCTACCGCTCCCCCGACGGCTCGGTGGACGGACTGCTCGCCTACACGGTGGACGACCGCTGGGAGAGCAACAAACGACCGCACAACACCGCCACCGTGCACGAGCTGACCACGGTCACCCCGGCCGCCGAGCGGGCACTGTGGCACTTCCTGCTCTCGGTCGACTGGGTGACCCGGGTCAACACCGGCCGGCGCGCCCCGGACGACCTGCTTCCGCTGCTGCTCGGCGATCCCCGTGCGGCCCAGGTCACGACGTACGCCGACTGGCTGTGGCTGCGCCCGCTGGATGTGCCCCAGCTGCTGGAGACCCGTACGTACCCGGCCGAGGGCTCGCTGGTGCTCGAGCTGCGCGACACCGCCGGGCTGGCCGGGGGCCGCTACTTCCTGGAGGCGGGCCCCGACGGCGCGGCGTGCGCGACCACGGGCCGTACGGCCGATCTGACCATGGACATCGGCGAGTTGAGCACCCTCTGGCTGGGCGACGAGTCGGCGGTCCGGCTCGCCTCGCTGGGCCGGATAGCCGAGGAGCGCCCGGGCGCCGCGGCGCTGGCGGACCGGCTGCTGCGGACCCCGCGCCGCCCCTGGTGCCCCGACGTCTTCTGAGCCGCCCGGTGCTCAGCAGCTGGACTTCAGCAGCCTGCGGGCGCCCGTGCCCTGCTCGCCCAGCCGGTCGTAGGGGTTCGCCAGCGCGCACTTGTCGATCGACAGACAGCCGCAGCCGATGCAGTCGGTGAGGTGGTCGCGGAGGTTCTCCAGCTGTTCGATGCGCTCATTGAGGTCCGCGTGCCAGCACTCCGAGATCCGGGCCCAGTCCTCCTTGGTGAGGACGTGGTCCTCGGGGAAGAGCCCGAGGACCTCCCGGATCCTCCCCAACGGGATGCCGACGCGCTGCGAGGAGCGGACGAAGGCCACGCGGCGGAGGGTGTCGCGGGTGTAGCGGCGCTGATTGCCGGAGGTGCGGCGGCTGTGGATCAGCCCCTCGCGCTCATAGAAGCGCAGCGCGGAGGCGGGCACCCCGCTGCGCTGCGCGAGATCGCCGACCGTGAGCTCATGGGTCTTCCAGGTCAATTGCGTCATAGTGCCGAGGTTAGCTTGACTTCAACCTTTGTTTAAGTCCGAGGCTCGTCCCATGACGACAGACACCGCCGTCCTGACGGCAACCACCACGCCCGCATCCGCCACCGACACCGACTCCCCCATCCGGCTCGCCATCATCATCGGCAGCACCCGCGACGGCCGCTTCGGTCCGAAGGTCGCGGACTGGTTCGCCGGTCATGCGACGCTCCGCTCCGATATGACCGTCGACGTCGTGGACCTGGCCGAGACCCCGCTGCCCACGGACCTCACCCACCGGCCCGGCCCCGAGGACGTCGCGGCCCTGGAGGCCGTGACGCCCCGGCTGGACGCGGCCGACGCGTTCACCGTGGTCACGCCCGAGTACAACCACAGCTACCCCGCCTCCCTGAAGAACGCGATCGACTGGCACTTCACCCAGTGGCAGGCCAAGCCGGTCGGCTTCGTCTCCTACGGCGGCATCTCCGGGGGCCTGCGCGCGGTCGAGCATCTGCGGCCGGTCTTCGCCGAGGTCCACGCCGTGACCGTCCGGGACACGGTCAGCTTCCACAACGCGGGCGGGCTGTTCGGAGCGGACGGCCGGCTGAAGGACCCCGAGGGCCCGGACACCGCCGCCGGGGCGATGCTCGACCAGCTCACCTGGTGGGCGCGGGTCCTGCGCACGGCCCGCACCACCCACCCGTACGGCAGCTGATCCGCCCGGCGGCGCCGACCCCCGTTGACGGCGCCGCCGGGAACGCGGCTCAGCGGCTCAGCAGTTCAGCCGGTGCGGCGGTTCCTCGGCTCAGCCGGCGCGGCGGCGGAAGAGCACGCCCGACAGCCCGGTCGCCACCGCCAGGACTCCCCCGCACCAGACCAGGGCCTGCCAGGCGCTGTCGCCGACCGGCCGGTCCAGCAGCAGCCCTCGCAGGGCCTCGATGACCGGGGTGACCGGCTGGTGCTCCGCGAATCCGCGCAGCCAGCCCGGCATGGTGTCGATGGGCACGAACGCGCTGCTGGGATACGGCAGGAACATCATCATGAAGGTGAACCCGCCCGCCGCCTCCGGTGACCTGGCGATCAGGCCGAAGCAGGCCGACAGCCAGGAGATGGCGAGGATGAACATCAGCAGGATCCCGGCCACGGCCAGCCAGTCGAGCGGACCGGCGGCCGGACGGAAGCCGATAAGGAAGGCCACTCCGAAGACGATCGCGGTCGCGACCGTGTTGCGCAGCACGCTCGCGGCCACATGACCCGCCAGGACCGGCGTGCCGCCGATGTCCAGCGACCGGAAGCGGTCGATGATGCCACCGGCCATGTCATTGGTGACGGTGACCGCCGTATTGGCCGAGCCGAAGCCCGCGCACAGCAGCATCACCCCGGGGACGACATAGGTGACGTACTCGGTGCCGGTGTGGATGGCGCCGCCGAAGAAGTAGACGAACACCAGCATCAGCATGATCGGCAGCAGCATGGCGGTGAGTACCGCGTCGAGATTGCGCCTGCTCAGCCGGATGGTGCGGCCGGTCAGAACGATCGCGTCAGACACCGGCCGTCTCCTTCTCGCCCGCGGCGCTCTCTCCCCCGGCGCTACGGCTTTCGCCCTCGTCGTCACGGCTCCCGCCCCCGGCGCCGTGGCCGGTCAGGGCCATGAAGACATCGTCGAGCGTGGCGCTGTGCACGGTGAAGCGGTCCACCGCGCGCCGGCCGGGGTCGATCTCGTCGAGCAGGGTCCGCACATGGGCCGCGCTGCCGTCCGTCGCGACGCCCAGCGTCAGCCGGTCGGCGTCGCTCCGGACGAGCCGTACGCCGAGTTGGCGCGCGACCGTCCGGTACGCCGCGGTATCGCCGAGCGTCAGGTCCAGCCGCTGCCCGGCCACGCGCTCCTTGAGCTGGGCCGGGGTGCCCTCGGCCACCACCCGGCCGCCGTCCACCACGGCGAGGCGCTCGGCGAGCTGGTCGGCCTCCTCCAGGTACTGGGTGGTGAGGAAGACCGTCACACCGTCCGTCACCAGCCCCTTGACCACCTCCCACATGGCCTGTCGGCTGCGCGGGTCGAGTCCGGTGGTCGGCTCGTCGAGGAAGATCACCTCGGGGTGGCCGACCAGGCCCGCGGCGAGGTCGAGTCGGCGGCGCATCCCGCCCGAGTAGGTGCCCACGGTGCGGCGGGCGGCGCCGGTGAGGTCGAAGCGCTCCAGCAGTTCGTGTGCGCGGCCGCGGGCCTCGGCGCGGCCGAGCCGGGTCAGCCGCCCCATCATCCGCAGGTTCTCCTCGCCGGTCTGCATCTCGTCCACCGCTGCGTACTGCCCGGTGAGGCTGATGGCGCGGCGGACCCGACGGCGGTCGGCGACGACGTCGAAGCCCGCGACGCGGGCCCGCCCGGAGTCCGGTGGCGTCAGCGTGGCCAGGATCCGCACGGTCGTGGTCTTGCCCGCCCCGTTGGGGCCGAGCAGCGCGAAGACGCTGCCGGGCGCGACCGACAGATCGACGCCCCTGAGCACCTTCACCGCCCCGTAGGACTTCTCGAGGCCGTTCGCCTCGATGGCTGGTCGATGGGCCATGATTCCCCCGCTCCTCTTTCTGTGTATGCCATACACGCTACTGCGTAGGGTATACACAACTCTAGGATGGCGGTCAATCGAGCCACCATCAGCGCACGTAGACACGGAGGGTCCCGAGGCCATGGCCACCGAGGACAACGGCACCGGCCTGCCGGCGAGCATCGAGGCCGCCTGGGGACTGCGGGAACGCCCGGGCAAGGGGCCCCGGCCCGGGCTGACCCTTGGCCGGATCGTCGACGCCGCCGTCGGCATCGCCTCGGCGGACGGTCTCGGCGCGGTCTCCATGAGCCGGGTCGCGTCCGAGCTGGGCGTCTCCACGATGTCCCTGTACCGCTATGTCTCGGCCAAGGACGAGCTGCTGACGCTGATGGAGGACGCCGCCTACGGCCCACCCCCGCCCGGCGAACCGGCGAAGGACTGGCGGACCGGATTCACCGACTGGGCCTGGGGACTGCGCACCAGCGTCGCCCGCCACCCGTGGGTGGTGAACGTACCCGTAAGCACCCCGCCCTCGACGCCCAACTCGGTGGCCTGGATGGAGCGCGGACTGGCCTGTCTGCGCCGCACCAACCTCAGCGAGGGCGAGAAGGTCTCCGTGCTGATGCTGGTCAGCGGCTTCGTCCGGAACGAGGCGCGGATGACCTTCGACATCCTGGCGGCCCACCGGCGCAAGGGGCAGAGCCTCGAGTCCTCGATGGCGTCCTGGGCCAGGCTGCTGGAGAAGCTGACCGACGCCGAGCGCTTCCCGGCGGTGACGGCGGCCCTGCGGACGGGGGAGTTCGACACCCCGGGCGGCCCCGACGACGAGTTCGTCTTCGGCCTGGAGCGGATCCTCGATGGTGTGGAGGCGCTGATCAGCGCGCGGAGCTGACCGCCCGGCTCGGGACTGGCCAGATTCTTGTACATCCTGGCCATCCGGCCACTCGTCGGCCCCGGGGCCGATTTCCGAGCATGGTGGGCATGAACGTGCTGTGGATATTCGCCCACCCCGAACAGCGCTCCCTCAGCGGGGCGTTGCGCGACGAGGGGCTGCGCGCCCTGCGCGAGGCGGGCCATGAGTACCGGCTGTCCGATCTCTACGCGATGCGCTGGAACCCCGTGGTGGACGGCGCCGACTTCCGGCATGACGCGGACGAACGCCTCATCGTCGGGGCCGCCTCACGGCGCGCCCATGACGCGGGGACGCTCAGCGAGGACATCCGCGCCGAGCAGGAGAAGATCGCCTGGGCCGATGCGCTCGTCGTGCAGTTTCCCCTGTGGTGGTACGGCATGCCCGCCATCCTCAAGGGCTGGTTCGACCGCGTCTTCGTCAAGGGCTTCGCCTACGGGGTCATCGGACCGGACGGCCGCACCCTGCGCTACGGGGACGGCAAGCTGGCCGGTAAGCGCGCCATGGTGGTGCTGACCGCCGGGGCGCCCGAGGCCACCATGGGGCCGCGCGGTGTCAACGGCGAGCTCGGCGATCTGCTGTTCCCGCTGCACCACGGCACCTTCTGGTACAGCGGGATGTCCGTGCTGCCGCCATATGTGGTGTACGGCGCGGACCGGGTCCCGCCCGAGGCGTACGAAACCCATGCCGCCGAGCTGCGGAAGCGGCTGTCCGCCCTGCCGACCGAGGAGCCGATTCCGTTCCGCCGACAGAACGGCGGCGACTACGACGAGCGCCTGGTGCTCCGCCCCGACCTCCTGCCGGGCCGCACCGGCCTCTCCGTGCACTACGCGCCACCCCGCACCCCGGCCGCCGAAGGCGCCCAGAACACCGAGACCGCCCCGAACGGCTAAGAGGGCGGCCACAGCTCCAGCCGCCATTCGTTGCACCGCATCATCGTCCCCACCGGATACTCGAACTCGCACTCGCCGAGCAGCGTGAACCCGGCCTTGCGGCACACCCCGTTCGACGCGGGGTGGCCGACGGACGGATACGCGTGCAGATACCGATGGGTCCGCTGCGCCGCGGCCGCCCGCGCAACCTCCCTCGCGGCCGCGGCCGCGATCCCCCGCCCCTGGAACGGCGGCAGCACGGCCCAGCCGGTCTCGTACACCGACTCACCCCGCCACTCCCGCTCCCAGTACCCGATGCTGCCGGCCGTCTCGTTCCCCTCGCCCCCCTCGTTCCCCTCGTTCCCCTCCGGCAGCACGATCCGGTACATCCGCCCGGCGCCCGGCCCGGTCAGCTCGGCATACCGCCGGTGGCGTACCAGGAGCTGCTCCTCGCTCTCCGGCCCGCCCAGATGGCTCGTCATCTCCGGGCTGTTGACGCGGCGCAGCAGCCCGAGGCAGAGCGCGCTGTCCTCCCACGGCTCGAGCCGCACCCGCACCCCGCTCGCCCCACCGGACATGCACCACCTCCCGCCGTCGGCGCACTCTGCGCCCGCCTTCCGTTCATTCGACCACGGGGGTAAGACAACGGCCTCGCGCCCAGGTCACGGCCCGTCCCACCAGTCCAACCAGTCCCATCCGCCTCGCCCGGCCCGCCCGGCGTCAGTCCGCCGACGCCACCGGCTCCAGCAGCGCCATGTCGTCCTCGCCGAGGGCGATCCGCGCCGCCGCCATGTTCTCGTCCAGGTGAGCCAGTGAGCTGGTGCCGGGGATCTGGATGATCGCGGGCGAGCGGGCGAGCCCCCAGGCGAGGGCGATCTGATGCGCGGTCGCGCCCTGCCGCTCCGCGACCGTCCGCAGGTTCTCGTTCTCCAGGCCGGTATGGCCGCCGCCCAGCGCGAAGAACGGCACATAGGCGATTCCGGCCGCGGCGCACTCGTCCACCAGCGCCCCGTCTCCCTGGTCGAGCACCCCGAACCGGTTCTGCACCGCCGCCACGGGCGCGATCGCGCGGGCCTCGGCGAGCTGCTCGGCGCTCACATTGCTCACCCCGAGCTCCCGCACCAGCCCCTCCTCCCGCAGTGCGGCCAGCGCGCCGAACCGTTCCCCGATCGGCACCCCGCCCACCGCCTTCAGCCGCCCCACCCGCAGGTAGACCAGGTCGAGGGCGTCCACGCCCAGCTGCCGCAGGTTCTCCTCCACCAGCCCCCGCAGCTGCTCCGGCCGCGCCTCCGCGTACATCTCCCCGGTCGCGGTGCGCAGCGGCCCGATCTTGGTGGCGATGGTGAGCTGCTCGGGGTAGGGGTGCAGGGCCTCGCGCAGGATGTCGTTGGCCCGCTCGGTGGCGGAGAAGTAGAAGGCGGCGGTGTCGATATGACGGGCGCCCAGCTCCACGGCGCGCCGTGCGACCGCCACGGCCGTGGCCCGCTCGACGGCGGGACCGCCCCACCGCCCCGGCAGCTGCATGGCCCCGAAGCCCAGCCGATCGGCCGGTGATGAGAGAGGTGATGAGAGATGGGAAGACGAAAGCGAGGAAAACGCGGATGAGGAAGAGGATGAGGTCATGGGGCAGCATGCGCACCTTTTCGCCCCGACCACAAGATCAGCCCCGCACCACAAGATCAGCCCATCGGCTCAGCCCGACGACCGCTCCAGCAGCAGCGCCCGCTCACGGGCGTTACGGGTCAGGCCCGCCGCGCGGGCGAACTCCGCCCGGGCCTCCGCATGCCGCCCCAGCCGCTCCAGCAGATCCCCGCGGACGCTCGGCAGCAGGTGGTAGCCCTTGAGGGCCGGTTCCTCCGCCAGCGCCTCGACCAGTTTCAGACCCGCCGCGGGCCCCTCCGCCATCGCGACGGCGACCGCCCGGTTGAGCTCCACCACCGGGGACGGGGTCAGCGCCATCAGCCGGCCGTAGAGGGCGGCGATGGCCGTCCAGTCGGTGTCCTGGTAGCGGATCGCCCGGGCGTGGCAGGCGGCGATGGCGGCCTGGAGGGAGTACGGGCCCTGGCCCGCCCGCTGGAGGGCCTCGACACCCCGGCGGATGAGCAGGCGGTTCCACTTGGTGCGGTTCTGGTCGGCGAGCAGCACCGGCTCACCGCCGGGGCCGGTGCGCGCCCCGATCCGGGAGGACTGGAACTCCAGCAGCGAGACCAGGCCATGCGCTTCGGGCTCCTGGGGCAGCAGCCCCGCCAGCACCCGCGCCAGGCGCAGCGCGTCCTCACACAGGGCCGGGCGCACCAGATCGTCGCCCGCGGTCGCGGAGTAGCCCTCGTTGAAGACGAGGTAGATGACCTCCAGGACCGAGGAGAGCCGGGCGGTCCGGTCGTCGCCGTGCGGCACCTCGAAGGGGACCTCGGCCTTGGCGAGGGTCCGCTTGGCCCGGACGATGCGCTGGGCGACCGTCGGCTCCGGGACCAGGAACGCGCGGGCGATCTCCTCCGTCGTCAGCCCGCCCAGCAGCCGCAGCGTGAGCGCTACCCGGGCCTGGGTGGACAGCACGGGATGGCATGCGGTGAAGATCAGCCGCAGCAGGTCGTCGTCGATGTCCTCGGCGGTCCCGGCGAGATCCGCCGGATCGGGCGGTGAGACGTCCTCCAGGGCCCGCCCCACCTCCGCCAGCTTGCGCGCGTAGGTCTCCTTACGGCGTACGAGGTCGATCGCGCGGTGCTTGGCGGTGGCCATGAGCCAGGCGCCCGGATTGTCCGGCACACCCGACTCCGGCCACCGCTCCAGCGCGGTGACCAGGGCGTCCTGCGCGAGTTCCTCGGCCAGTCCGACGTCCCGCACGATGCGGGCGACGCCGGCGATGATCCGCGCGGACTCGATCCTGAAGACCGTTTCGACCGTTCTGGCGATGTCAGCCGTTTCGCCGCTCAGGGCGCTTTCAGCTGGTTTCGCCGCATCGGCCGGGTTTGCTGCCGTCACGGCCACCATCAGAGCAGCCGTAAGGGGACGGAGCAAGCATTACCGGCTCAGGGCTCGACAACCTCACGGACCTCGCAGGTGATCGTCCAGAACTCCTCATGGACCCGCAGGAACCGCTTGGTCCACTCCAGGGCCTCGGCCTTGTCCTTGGCCTGGAGCAGGGCGTAGCCGCCGATGACCTCCTTGCTCTCGGTGAAGGGGCCGTCGGTGCAGCTGATCTTTCCGCCGGACCAGGTGACCCGGGTGCCGTCGGAGGTCGGGGTGAGCCCGGCCGTGTCCAGCATGACCCCGGCCTTGGTCATCTCCTCGATCAGCTCGCCCATCCGCTCCATGAGCTCGGGGCTGGGGCCCTCGGCGGGGGCGTTCTGCTCATCGACGCGGATCATCGACAGATAGCGCGGCATGGTGGTGACTCCTTGCGAAACGGGATCGAGATTTCGGAGCGGAGGCCGGGGGCTCGCCCCGCCTCTCACCCCTGCGTCGAACGGGCACCGCCCGGATCGACAGACCTCACGAACTTTTTGACGAGGTCACCCCCGACGAGGTCACCCCCGACGAGGTCGCACCGACCGGGTCACACCAGCGGGCCCCGCATGACACGCACCACTATTGCAAGCAAATGCTTGCAATAGTTAGCACACCTGTTGCAGCATCGAGGCATGGCATCACTCAACGTCGGCAACCTCGGCGGGTTCCTGCGCGAGCAGCGGCGCAGTGCGCAGCTGTCGCTGCGGCAGCTGGCCGATGCGGCCGGGGTGTCCAATCCGTACCTCAGCCAGATCGAGCGCGGGCTGCGCAAACCGAGCGCCGAGATCCTGCAGCAGCTGGCGAAGGCACTGCGGATATCCGCCGAGACCCTGTACGTACAGGCGGGGATCCTCGACGAGCGGGACCGCGAAGAGACCGAGGTGCGCAGCGTGATACTCGCCGACCCCTCGATCAACGAGCGGCAGAAGCAGGTCCTGCTGCAGATCTACGAGTCCTTCCGCAAGGAGAACGGGCTCCAGACCGCCTCGGACGACGCCTCCGACACCCCCGACGCCGGCGCCGACGTCGCCGCACCCTCGAACTGATCCGGGAGGACCATCACCATGGCCATCACCGACGACGTACGCAAGACCCTCACCGACCCGACCCCGCTGTACTTCATGGCGGGCACGGCCGACATCGCCGCCCAGAAGCTCAAGGAGGTGCCGTCGTTCGTCGAGAAGATCGTCGCCGAGGCGCCGGAGCGCCTGAACGCGGTGCGCAACACCGACCCCAAGGTCGTGCAGGAGCGGGTCTCCCAGCAGGCCAAGGGAGCCCAGGACAAGCTCACCGAGATGCTGGGCACGCTCGACACCGACATCAAGCGGCTGCGCGACACGGCGCAGGAGCTCGCCCTTCAGGGCGTGGGCCGGGCCGCCGAGCTGGCCGTGAAGGCGCGGGAGCGGTACGACGAGGTGGCCGAGCACGGCCAGGACGTCGTGCGGACCTGGCGCGGTGAGGCGGCCGACGAGGTCGTCGACATCGCCGACGCGATTGAGCCCAAGGGGGAGCGGGACGGCCACGCCGCCCGGTCCAAGGCGCCGGCGCAGTCGGTCGCCATGGACTCGTCCAAGGAAGCGCCGAAGGCCCCCGCCAAGCCGGCCACCCCGGCCGCGTCGAGCGGCGCCGGCCACTCGGGCGCCCAGTCGTCCGCGGCCTCGTCGGCCACCCAGGCCAAGAAGGCCCCGGCCCGCGGAAACAAGCCCGCCACCGCCGCCAAGAAGCCGGAGCCGAAGTCGGCAGGCTGACGCGCGCACGTCCACGACCGGGCCGGGTACGCCGGGTATACCCTGCGTGCCCGGCCCGGTGGGCGGGTACGGTGGCCCGCAGAGACGCTTCCCATACATATCTTCTAGGCGGTGGACGGCGTGCTGGTTGAAGGCTTCGGCAAGCTGATGTACTGGGTCTCCTGGGCCCTGCTCCTCTTCAGCCTCTTCGCCTTCGTCGA encodes the following:
- a CDS encoding GNAT family N-acetyltransferase translates to MALELRTPLPDSDLANWTVALNTGFLRPPEAPKEEVELRREHIDLSRTQGVFDGDRCVATFRSFAQRLTAVGGADVPADAISNVAVSATHRRRGLLNRMMEHDLRAAKERGEAVATLIAAEYPIYGRYGFGPATWITEWQVDVPRAGLDPRHSAPVDGGRVDFADADEVRKLGPALHERLRATQHGVIDRSDHWWRTSTGQRQYPNRPWTEPFYVLYRSPDGSVDGLLAYTVDDRWESNKRPHNTATVHELTTVTPAAERALWHFLLSVDWVTRVNTGRRAPDDLLPLLLGDPRAAQVTTYADWLWLRPLDVPQLLETRTYPAEGSLVLELRDTAGLAGGRYFLEAGPDGAACATTGRTADLTMDIGELSTLWLGDESAVRLASLGRIAEERPGAAALADRLLRTPRRPWCPDVF
- the soxR gene encoding redox-sensitive transcriptional activator SoxR, with the translated sequence MTQLTWKTHELTVGDLAQRSGVPASALRFYEREGLIHSRRTSGNQRRYTRDTLRRVAFVRSSQRVGIPLGRIREVLGLFPEDHVLTKEDWARISECWHADLNERIEQLENLRDHLTDCIGCGCLSIDKCALANPYDRLGEQGTGARRLLKSSC
- a CDS encoding NADPH-dependent FMN reductase, giving the protein MTTDTAVLTATTTPASATDTDSPIRLAIIIGSTRDGRFGPKVADWFAGHATLRSDMTVDVVDLAETPLPTDLTHRPGPEDVAALEAVTPRLDAADAFTVVTPEYNHSYPASLKNAIDWHFTQWQAKPVGFVSYGGISGGLRAVEHLRPVFAEVHAVTVRDTVSFHNAGGLFGADGRLKDPEGPDTAAGAMLDQLTWWARVLRTARTTHPYGS
- a CDS encoding ABC transporter permease, coding for MSDAIVLTGRTIRLSRRNLDAVLTAMLLPIMLMLVFVYFFGGAIHTGTEYVTYVVPGVMLLCAGFGSANTAVTVTNDMAGGIIDRFRSLDIGGTPVLAGHVAASVLRNTVATAIVFGVAFLIGFRPAAGPLDWLAVAGILLMFILAISWLSACFGLIARSPEAAGGFTFMMMFLPYPSSAFVPIDTMPGWLRGFAEHQPVTPVIEALRGLLLDRPVGDSAWQALVWCGGVLAVATGLSGVLFRRRAG
- a CDS encoding ATP-binding cassette domain-containing protein, whose protein sequence is MAHRPAIEANGLEKSYGAVKVLRGVDLSVAPGSVFALLGPNGAGKTTTVRILATLTPPDSGRARVAGFDVVADRRRVRRAISLTGQYAAVDEMQTGEENLRMMGRLTRLGRAEARGRAHELLERFDLTGAARRTVGTYSGGMRRRLDLAAGLVGHPEVIFLDEPTTGLDPRSRQAMWEVVKGLVTDGVTVFLTTQYLEEADQLAERLAVVDGGRVVAEGTPAQLKERVAGQRLDLTLGDTAAYRTVARQLGVRLVRSDADRLTLGVATDGSAAHVRTLLDEIDPGRRAVDRFTVHSATLDDVFMALTGHGAGGGSRDDEGESRSAGGESAAGEKETAGV
- a CDS encoding TetR/AcrR family transcriptional regulator; translation: MATEDNGTGLPASIEAAWGLRERPGKGPRPGLTLGRIVDAAVGIASADGLGAVSMSRVASELGVSTMSLYRYVSAKDELLTLMEDAAYGPPPPGEPAKDWRTGFTDWAWGLRTSVARHPWVVNVPVSTPPSTPNSVAWMERGLACLRRTNLSEGEKVSVLMLVSGFVRNEARMTFDILAAHRRKGQSLESSMASWARLLEKLTDAERFPAVTAALRTGEFDTPGGPDDEFVFGLERILDGVEALISARS
- a CDS encoding NAD(P)H-dependent oxidoreductase, which encodes MNVLWIFAHPEQRSLSGALRDEGLRALREAGHEYRLSDLYAMRWNPVVDGADFRHDADERLIVGAASRRAHDAGTLSEDIRAEQEKIAWADALVVQFPLWWYGMPAILKGWFDRVFVKGFAYGVIGPDGRTLRYGDGKLAGKRAMVVLTAGAPEATMGPRGVNGELGDLLFPLHHGTFWYSGMSVLPPYVVYGADRVPPEAYETHAAELRKRLSALPTEEPIPFRRQNGGDYDERLVLRPDLLPGRTGLSVHYAPPRTPAAEGAQNTETAPNG
- a CDS encoding GNAT family N-acetyltransferase; protein product: MSGGASGVRVRLEPWEDSALCLGLLRRVNSPEMTSHLGGPESEEQLLVRHRRYAELTGPGAGRMYRIVLPEGNEGNEGGEGNETAGSIGYWEREWRGESVYETGWAVLPPFQGRGIAAAAAREVARAAAAQRTHRYLHAYPSVGHPASNGVCRKAGFTLLGECEFEYPVGTMMRCNEWRLELWPPS
- a CDS encoding oxidoreductase, which translates into the protein MTSSSSSSAFSSLSSSHLSSPLSSPADRLGFGAMQLPGRWGGPAVERATAVAVARRAVELGARHIDTAAFYFSATERANDILREALHPYPEQLTIATKIGPLRTATGEMYAEARPEQLRGLVEENLRQLGVDALDLVYLRVGRLKAVGGVPIGERFGALAALREEGLVRELGVSNVSAEQLAEARAIAPVAAVQNRFGVLDQGDGALVDECAAAGIAYVPFFALGGGHTGLENENLRTVAERQGATAHQIALAWGLARSPAIIQIPGTSSLAHLDENMAAARIALGEDDMALLEPVASAD
- a CDS encoding RNA polymerase sigma factor, with the protein product MTAANPADAAKPAESALSGETADIARTVETVFRIESARIIAGVARIVRDVGLAEELAQDALVTALERWPESGVPDNPGAWLMATAKHRAIDLVRRKETYARKLAEVGRALEDVSPPDPADLAGTAEDIDDDLLRLIFTACHPVLSTQARVALTLRLLGGLTTEEIARAFLVPEPTVAQRIVRAKRTLAKAEVPFEVPHGDDRTARLSSVLEVIYLVFNEGYSATAGDDLVRPALCEDALRLARVLAGLLPQEPEAHGLVSLLEFQSSRIGARTGPGGEPVLLADQNRTKWNRLLIRRGVEALQRAGQGPYSLQAAIAACHARAIRYQDTDWTAIAALYGRLMALTPSPVVELNRAVAVAMAEGPAAGLKLVEALAEEPALKGYHLLPSVRGDLLERLGRHAEARAEFARAAGLTRNARERALLLERSSG
- a CDS encoding YciI family protein, which produces MPRYLSMIRVDEQNAPAEGPSPELMERMGELIEEMTKAGVMLDTAGLTPTSDGTRVTWSGGKISCTDGPFTESKEVIGGYALLQAKDKAEALEWTKRFLRVHEEFWTITCEVREVVEP
- a CDS encoding helix-turn-helix domain-containing protein; this encodes MASLNVGNLGGFLREQRRSAQLSLRQLADAAGVSNPYLSQIERGLRKPSAEILQQLAKALRISAETLYVQAGILDERDREETEVRSVILADPSINERQKQVLLQIYESFRKENGLQTASDDASDTPDAGADVAAPSN